From the genome of Candidatus Binatia bacterium, one region includes:
- a CDS encoding molybdopterin-dependent oxidoreductase, protein MRDPVVSRRGFIAAGIGLGVSLQLRHLAWAQAPAAGAATAAALPTYRDFRDVYRTKWRWDAVVRGTHTNVNCTSSCAWNLFVRDGLVWREEQSSPYAASNAQVPDFNPRGCQKGASCSDMIQSASRLRYPMMRVGARGEGRWKRISWDEALTQISTQLVDTLQRRGGEGVVLELGPNVDFGANTVAGMRFFRQIGAPVTDSMAQIGDLPVGGTITLGTPHTDGTSDDWFRSDYLVLWAFNPAVARIPDAHFLNEARYRGARVVAISPDYNPSVVHADLWLPVRPGTDAAIALAACQVIIEEKLFDADYVREQSDLPFLLRTDTGNFLRESDVVDGGSKEQFYIWDEAAGAPRLATGCMGSAERTLRQPEGVQVALSVNAKATLADGSTVPVQTVFDRLRAGLAGMRPEDVAVTTGVTAATIRRFAREFAGARSALIISQWGNCKNLHSDLVQRAQILLASLTGNLGRAGGGWRPGAFIALEGMGLVAMQDRLSLPHLALTAARAWWDPAGMRHQFESMYVPSTLFHAVHGGLGEMETHPAYGDPALPEGAGPYLAEALARGHFPMAPAPGSPPPEVIFCMFGNVLRHSRMGDRIASTLFAQAKLIVDVNFRINETGRHADILLPAAAWYEKVGIKYIASFVPYVTLGDRAAAPAAEAKPEWEIFARLAERVGQTARERNVGETRGFRGQSCGLSDLGERFTDYGRYGVDAQEAVTEFILSVSAPSKGVTLADLRRDGGAVRIRSLGQPGGTAGIYSEYSLTEPVVPLRNMVEKKEPYPTLTGRQQFYIDHPWFKKVGEELPTFKAPPAAGGNHPFTLTGAHARWSVHAMWRDQGLMLRLQRGEPLVYINPGDARRRGIEENGYVRVWNDLAEFVARARLSGSIQPGQVHIYHAWEPYQFLTGKTHQHLAPSPFKIPQLVGDYGHLRWGYAHFEPNQVDRDTRVDIARWAPGAGAAA, encoded by the coding sequence ATGCGTGATCCCGTTGTTTCCCGGCGCGGTTTTATCGCCGCGGGTATCGGCCTCGGCGTTAGCTTGCAGCTCCGCCACCTCGCCTGGGCGCAAGCGCCGGCCGCCGGCGCCGCGACCGCCGCGGCGTTGCCGACCTACCGGGATTTCCGCGACGTCTACCGCACGAAGTGGCGCTGGGACGCGGTGGTGCGCGGCACGCACACCAACGTCAACTGTACCTCTTCCTGCGCGTGGAACCTCTTCGTGCGCGACGGACTGGTGTGGCGCGAGGAGCAGTCCTCGCCCTATGCGGCGTCCAACGCGCAGGTGCCCGATTTCAATCCCCGCGGCTGTCAGAAGGGCGCTTCGTGCAGCGACATGATCCAGAGCGCCTCGCGCCTGCGCTATCCGATGATGCGCGTCGGTGCGCGCGGCGAGGGACGCTGGAAGCGCATCTCGTGGGACGAAGCGCTGACGCAGATCTCCACGCAGCTCGTCGACACGCTGCAGCGCCGCGGCGGCGAGGGAGTCGTGCTCGAGCTGGGCCCCAACGTCGACTTCGGCGCCAACACGGTCGCCGGCATGCGGTTCTTCCGCCAGATCGGCGCTCCGGTCACCGACTCCATGGCGCAGATCGGCGACCTGCCGGTCGGCGGCACCATCACGCTGGGCACGCCGCACACCGACGGCACGTCGGACGACTGGTTCCGCTCCGACTACCTGGTCCTGTGGGCGTTCAACCCGGCCGTGGCGCGTATTCCCGACGCGCACTTTCTCAACGAGGCGCGATACCGGGGAGCGCGCGTGGTGGCGATTTCTCCCGACTACAACCCGAGCGTCGTTCACGCGGACCTCTGGCTGCCGGTGCGGCCCGGCACCGATGCCGCCATCGCGCTTGCGGCCTGTCAGGTCATTATCGAGGAGAAACTTTTCGACGCCGACTACGTGCGCGAGCAGAGCGATCTACCGTTCCTGTTGCGCACCGACACCGGCAACTTCCTGCGCGAGTCGGATGTCGTCGACGGCGGCAGCAAGGAGCAGTTCTACATTTGGGACGAGGCGGCCGGCGCCCCTCGTCTCGCCACCGGCTGCATGGGGAGCGCGGAGCGTACGCTGCGCCAGCCGGAGGGTGTGCAGGTGGCGTTGTCGGTGAACGCGAAAGCGACGCTCGCCGACGGCTCCACAGTCCCGGTGCAGACCGTGTTCGACCGACTGCGCGCCGGCCTCGCCGGCATGCGCCCCGAGGACGTTGCGGTGACCACCGGCGTCACGGCCGCGACGATTCGTCGCTTTGCGCGCGAGTTTGCCGGCGCCCGCTCGGCCCTCATCATCTCGCAGTGGGGCAATTGCAAGAACCTCCACTCCGATCTGGTGCAGCGCGCGCAGATTCTGCTCGCGTCGCTTACCGGCAACCTCGGACGAGCCGGTGGCGGGTGGCGGCCGGGCGCCTTTATCGCCCTCGAAGGGATGGGGCTGGTGGCGATGCAGGACCGCCTGTCGTTGCCCCACCTGGCGCTTACCGCCGCCCGCGCGTGGTGGGATCCGGCGGGCATGCGCCACCAGTTCGAGTCGATGTACGTGCCGAGTACCCTGTTCCACGCCGTGCACGGCGGGCTTGGCGAAATGGAGACGCACCCGGCGTACGGCGACCCCGCGCTGCCCGAAGGCGCCGGACCGTACCTTGCCGAGGCGCTTGCCAGGGGCCACTTTCCGATGGCTCCCGCCCCCGGCTCGCCGCCGCCGGAGGTCATCTTCTGTATGTTCGGCAACGTCCTGCGCCACTCGCGCATGGGCGATCGCATAGCCAGTACGCTGTTCGCGCAGGCCAAGTTGATCGTGGACGTCAACTTCCGCATCAACGAGACCGGACGCCATGCCGACATTCTGCTCCCCGCCGCGGCCTGGTACGAAAAAGTCGGCATCAAGTACATCGCTTCGTTCGTTCCCTACGTCACCCTCGGCGACCGCGCGGCAGCCCCGGCGGCGGAAGCGAAGCCGGAGTGGGAGATCTTCGCGCGCCTCGCCGAACGCGTCGGCCAGACGGCCCGCGAGCGCAACGTCGGCGAGACCCGCGGGTTCCGCGGCCAGTCGTGCGGCCTGAGCGATCTCGGCGAGCGCTTCACGGACTACGGCCGCTACGGCGTGGACGCGCAGGAGGCGGTCACCGAGTTCATCCTCAGCGTGTCGGCGCCGTCGAAGGGCGTGACGCTCGCCGACCTGCGGCGCGACGGTGGTGCCGTGCGAATTCGCTCGCTGGGACAGCCCGGCGGCACGGCGGGTATCTATTCGGAGTACTCGCTGACCGAGCCGGTGGTGCCGCTGCGGAACATGGTGGAGAAGAAGGAACCGTACCCGACGCTCACCGGGCGGCAGCAGTTCTACATCGATCATCCGTGGTTCAAGAAGGTCGGCGAGGAGCTGCCGACCTTCAAGGCGCCCCCGGCCGCCGGCGGCAACCATCCCTTTACGCTGACCGGCGCCCATGCCCGGTGGAGCGTGCACGCCATGTGGCGCGACCAGGGACTGATGCTACGCCTGCAGCGCGGCGAGCCGCTGGTCTACATCAATCCCGGGGACGCCCGCCGCCGCGGTATCGAAGAGAACGGCTACGTGCGGGTATGGAACGATCTCGCCGAGTTCGTTGCGCGCGCCCGCCTGTCCGGGTCGATCCAGCCGGGTCAGGTGCACATCTACCATGCCTGGGAGCCTTACCAGTTCCTCACCGGCAAGACCCACCAGCATCTCGCTCCGAGTCCATTCAAGATCCCGCAACTCGTCGGCGACTATGGGCATCTGCGCTGGGGCTACGCGCATTTCGAACCCAATCAGGTCGATCGCGATACGCGGGTGGATATCGCGCGCTGGGCGCCGGGCGCCGGCGCCGCCGCATGA
- a CDS encoding molybdopterin-dependent oxidoreductase: protein MMAPLSRRQFLVAGAAGGAMLGLRALAFPTGAFGDAAAARAASPEYRDPGDVWRNAWRWDRVVRGTHLRANCFAACAWDIYVKDGVVWREEQSDVYERDAAGRPDFGPRGCQKGACYSDLMVSPDRVTYPLERVGARGSGKWRRISWDDALARVADAIVDASAAGAPETVIYDNGTSNVDVAPGSIGEMRLFTLLGGTLLDGFGGTGDLAMGAFQTWGTTFVDGSADDWVRADTILNWHCNPMSTRIPEAHFLTEARYRGAKIVTITPDYSPSAIHASLWVNPRQGSDAALALGLAREILAREAIDAEYVREQTDLPFLVREDTGQFLREADVEAGGRGDRFYVWDEAANELAQAPGTMGQWSGSLDLGAIRPALAGRWQVETVNGTVAVVPVLALLRTRLAEYTPEHVHRITGVAPGAQARLAERLCRSPRILIYATWGSNKTHHADLLQRSLILLSALRGQQGRPGSGVRFASWLPFHGGDELIPGSGPNWLQRQILRFYTPPPRDMESAIAAASVETLPWTPSHLFLHVHGGLDAPMDADAVDPALPRPERDYLRAALEKGWMTPRPAPDQRPRVLVTAGVNPLRRWPLPQIVERVLWPKLDMVVTIDFRLSTTAMKSDLVLPAAGYYEKRGIKYSVGLVPYVVVGDQAVAPLGESKPEWEICSLLASEIQRRARARGVGGAVASIEDEFSQDGRYGPGDDAAVIDKVLRDSPVTGGIGWEEARRRGAVPIATVGGWGVTSGIGSEVEPGGTITPSRLHVEGKVAWPTLTGRQQFFLDHPWFIEGDERLPRWKPLPNPGGIHPIRLTGGHTRWSIHATYRALPVLMRLQRGGPIVWMSEEDARARGIRDGDAVRVWNDHGSFRVHAKVSPGVGKGAAIIYHAWEPYQFPDWRGNMEVVSTPYKGLHFTGDYGHLRYRVFIAGPVHVPRAVPVDIEPDRLALGHRAA from the coding sequence ATGATGGCGCCGCTCAGCCGCCGACAGTTCCTCGTCGCCGGCGCCGCCGGCGGTGCCATGCTCGGCCTGCGCGCACTGGCGTTTCCGACCGGCGCGTTCGGGGATGCCGCGGCGGCGCGGGCGGCGTCGCCGGAATACAGGGACCCCGGCGACGTCTGGCGCAACGCCTGGCGCTGGGACCGCGTCGTGCGCGGCACACACCTGCGCGCCAACTGCTTCGCCGCCTGTGCCTGGGACATCTACGTCAAGGACGGCGTCGTCTGGCGCGAGGAGCAGAGCGACGTTTACGAGCGTGACGCGGCTGGGCGGCCGGACTTCGGCCCGCGCGGTTGCCAGAAGGGCGCGTGCTATTCGGACCTGATGGTGTCGCCGGATCGGGTCACTTACCCGCTCGAACGCGTCGGCGCCCGCGGATCCGGCAAGTGGCGTCGCATCTCTTGGGACGACGCGCTGGCGCGGGTGGCCGACGCGATCGTCGATGCGTCGGCTGCCGGTGCGCCCGAGACGGTCATCTACGACAACGGCACCTCCAACGTCGACGTGGCGCCGGGCTCGATCGGCGAAATGCGGCTGTTCACCCTGCTTGGCGGCACCCTGCTCGACGGCTTCGGCGGCACCGGCGACCTCGCCATGGGCGCCTTTCAGACCTGGGGTACCACCTTCGTCGACGGTAGCGCCGACGATTGGGTGCGTGCGGACACGATCCTCAACTGGCACTGCAACCCGATGTCGACGCGTATTCCCGAGGCTCACTTCCTGACCGAAGCCCGTTACCGCGGCGCCAAGATCGTCACCATCACGCCTGACTATTCGCCGAGCGCCATTCACGCCTCGCTCTGGGTCAATCCTCGCCAGGGCTCCGACGCGGCGCTCGCCCTCGGCCTGGCGCGCGAAATCCTGGCGCGCGAGGCGATCGATGCCGAGTACGTGCGCGAACAGACCGATCTGCCGTTTCTGGTCCGCGAGGATACCGGGCAGTTCCTGCGCGAAGCGGACGTCGAAGCCGGCGGCCGTGGCGACCGGTTCTACGTCTGGGACGAAGCTGCCAACGAGCTTGCGCAGGCCCCCGGCACGATGGGGCAGTGGAGCGGCTCTCTCGACCTCGGCGCAATCCGCCCGGCACTGGCGGGACGATGGCAGGTGGAGACCGTTAACGGCACGGTGGCGGTCGTTCCCGTGCTGGCGCTGCTGCGAACCCGTCTGGCCGAGTATACGCCCGAGCATGTCCATCGCATCACGGGTGTCGCTCCGGGGGCGCAGGCGCGGCTTGCGGAGCGTCTGTGCCGGTCGCCGCGTATCCTGATCTACGCCACCTGGGGGTCGAACAAGACGCACCACGCGGATCTGCTGCAACGCTCTCTGATCCTGCTCTCGGCGTTGCGCGGCCAGCAGGGCCGGCCGGGGTCCGGAGTGCGCTTCGCCTCGTGGTTGCCGTTCCACGGGGGCGACGAGCTCATCCCCGGCAGTGGACCTAACTGGTTGCAACGGCAGATTCTGCGTTTCTACACTCCGCCGCCACGCGACATGGAGAGCGCGATCGCGGCGGCGTCGGTCGAAACGTTGCCGTGGACGCCGTCGCACCTGTTTCTGCACGTGCACGGCGGACTCGATGCGCCGATGGACGCGGATGCGGTCGATCCCGCCCTGCCGCGGCCCGAGCGGGACTACCTCCGCGCGGCGCTCGAAAAGGGTTGGATGACGCCGCGCCCGGCCCCCGACCAGCGCCCGCGGGTGCTGGTGACCGCCGGGGTCAACCCGCTGCGCCGCTGGCCGTTGCCGCAGATCGTCGAACGCGTGCTCTGGCCGAAGCTCGATATGGTGGTGACTATCGACTTCCGCCTGTCGACCACTGCCATGAAGTCGGACCTCGTCTTGCCGGCGGCCGGGTACTACGAGAAGCGCGGTATCAAGTACTCGGTGGGCCTCGTTCCCTACGTCGTCGTCGGCGACCAGGCAGTGGCGCCGCTCGGCGAGTCGAAACCCGAGTGGGAGATTTGTTCGCTGCTGGCGAGCGAGATTCAGCGGCGCGCCCGCGCTCGCGGGGTCGGCGGTGCCGTTGCCAGTATCGAAGACGAGTTCAGTCAGGATGGGCGCTACGGGCCCGGAGACGACGCGGCGGTGATCGACAAAGTCTTGCGCGACTCGCCGGTGACCGGCGGGATCGGGTGGGAGGAGGCGCGGCGGCGCGGCGCGGTGCCGATCGCGACGGTCGGCGGCTGGGGCGTGACCAGCGGTATCGGCAGCGAGGTCGAGCCGGGCGGGACTATCACGCCGTCGCGGCTTCACGTCGAGGGCAAGGTTGCGTGGCCGACGCTGACCGGACGGCAACAGTTCTTTCTCGACCATCCGTGGTTCATCGAAGGGGACGAGCGCTTGCCGCGCTGGAAACCGTTGCCGAATCCGGGCGGGATACACCCGATTCGTCTCACCGGGGGGCACACGCGCTGGAGCATTCACGCCACCTATCGTGCCCTTCCGGTGCTGATGCGCCTGCAGCGCGGCGGCCCGATCGTGTGGATGTCCGAGGAAGATGCGCGGGCACGCGGCATTCGCGACGGCGACGCGGTGCGGGTGTGGAACGACCACGGCAGCTTTCGGGTCCATGCCAAAGTGTCCCCGGGCGTGGGCAAGGGCGCGGCGATCATCTACCACGCCTGGGAGCCTTATCAGTTCCCGGACTGGCGCGGGAACATGGAAGTGGTTTCGACCCCGTACAAGGGGCTGCATTTCACCGGCGATTATGGACACTTGCGATATCGCGTGTTCATTGCCGGGCCCGTGCACGTGCCGCGGGCGGTGCCGGTCGACATCGAGCCGGACCGGCTTGCGCTAGGTCATCGCGCGGCGTAG
- a CDS encoding NAD(P)(+) transhydrogenase (Re/Si-specific) subunit beta has product MDARDFVQLLYLVSTGLFIMSLRWMSSPETARRGVFAGVGAMILAVAGTLAGTLVTGGTHYWWILGAFVVGAAVGYPLAQVPLTAVPQRTALSHAFGGMAAGLVGTGKFFLWYGQGNAAALSPFIVVALVAEILLGFLTFTGSLMAAGKLQEVKWIPQRPVTYPGQNIVNIGLLAAAVLLGLALVINPLASWAPTAFGLIIVLSLAFGVLLIIPIGGADMPTVISILNSYAGLSAVAMGFVLDNKLLITAGALDGSSGLILSIIMCRAMNRSFTNVLFGAFGQAQRTAVVGEEKTYKADTVESAAQVLAQADLVVIVPGYGMAVAQAQHKVRELYDHLKKRGVTVKFAIHPVAGRMPGHMNVLLAEAEIPYDDLVEMDEINGDMPRCDVALIIGANDVVNPAARTDKGSPIYGMPIIDADKARAVYAIKRSKNPGFAGIDNELYFLDKSFMLFGDAKAVVAELARELSGEGGH; this is encoded by the coding sequence ATGGACGCGCGCGACTTCGTGCAGCTTCTCTACCTCGTCTCCACCGGGCTGTTCATCATGTCGCTCAGGTGGATGAGCAGCCCCGAGACCGCCCGCAGAGGCGTGTTTGCCGGGGTGGGGGCGATGATTCTGGCCGTGGCCGGGACGCTGGCCGGCACCCTGGTTACGGGCGGCACTCATTACTGGTGGATCCTTGGCGCCTTCGTGGTCGGCGCCGCCGTCGGCTACCCCCTGGCGCAGGTCCCATTGACCGCGGTGCCGCAGCGGACGGCGCTTTCGCACGCCTTCGGCGGCATGGCCGCCGGTCTCGTCGGCACGGGGAAGTTCTTTCTCTGGTACGGGCAGGGCAACGCCGCGGCGCTCTCGCCGTTCATCGTTGTCGCGCTGGTTGCCGAGATCCTGCTCGGCTTCCTTACCTTCACCGGGTCGCTCATGGCTGCCGGCAAGCTGCAGGAGGTGAAATGGATCCCGCAGCGTCCGGTGACGTACCCGGGCCAGAACATCGTCAATATCGGTCTGCTGGCGGCGGCGGTGTTGCTCGGCCTGGCGCTGGTGATCAATCCGCTGGCGAGTTGGGCGCCGACCGCTTTCGGCCTGATCATCGTCCTTTCGCTCGCCTTCGGCGTGCTCCTGATTATCCCGATCGGCGGCGCCGACATGCCCACCGTCATCTCGATCCTTAACTCCTACGCCGGGCTGTCGGCGGTCGCGATGGGCTTCGTGCTCGACAACAAACTGCTGATCACCGCCGGCGCCCTCGACGGCTCCTCCGGTCTGATCCTGTCCATCATCATGTGCCGGGCGATGAACCGCTCCTTCACCAACGTGCTCTTCGGCGCCTTCGGTCAGGCGCAGCGTACCGCGGTGGTCGGGGAGGAGAAGACCTACAAAGCCGACACGGTCGAGAGCGCCGCCCAGGTTCTCGCCCAGGCCGACCTGGTGGTCATCGTGCCGGGCTACGGCATGGCGGTCGCCCAGGCCCAACACAAGGTGCGCGAACTGTACGACCACTTGAAGAAGCGCGGCGTCACCGTGAAGTTCGCCATCCACCCGGTTGCCGGACGGATGCCCGGACACATGAACGTCCTGCTTGCCGAGGCGGAAATCCCTTACGACGATCTCGTCGAGATGGACGAAATCAACGGCGACATGCCGCGCTGCGACGTGGCGCTGATCATCGGCGCCAACGACGTCGTCAACCCCGCCGCCCGTACCGACAAGGGCAGCCCGATCTACGGCATGCCGATCATTGACGCCGACAAGGCACGGGCGGTTTACGCCATCAAGCGGTCGAAGAATCCAGGCTTCGCCGGCATCGACAACGAGCTGTACTTTCTGGACAAGAGTTTCATGCTCTTCGGAGACGCCAAGGCGGTCGTGGCCGAACTGGCGCGCGAGCTCTCTGGCGAGGGGGGCCACTGA
- a CDS encoding molecular chaperone TorD family protein has product MTEAGTDTTGASPPTQRAGARSRAYLLVVRAFDYPDREFVEVVRGGLMARAMQDALVGIHPEMASADWSGLADAGAGDDDLAVEYTRLFDVGAGGPPCPLCGGLYGSARMKTMEECVRFYNHFGLTLAESPRELPDHLATQLEFLHFLAHREAEASGQGADPGPWRRAARDFIERHPGKWVPQLRARLIKQKPMRFFQTLVEQTERFLGYELIELGR; this is encoded by the coding sequence GTGACCGAAGCGGGAACGGACACGACCGGCGCCTCCCCGCCAACCCAGCGGGCCGGCGCGCGCAGCCGCGCCTACCTGCTCGTCGTGCGCGCGTTCGACTATCCCGATCGCGAGTTCGTGGAGGTGGTCCGCGGCGGCCTCATGGCCCGCGCCATGCAGGACGCGCTGGTGGGAATTCACCCGGAGATGGCGAGCGCCGACTGGAGCGGTTTGGCCGACGCGGGCGCCGGGGACGACGACCTCGCCGTCGAGTACACGCGGCTCTTCGACGTCGGTGCAGGTGGCCCGCCGTGCCCGTTGTGTGGCGGGCTCTACGGTTCGGCACGCATGAAGACCATGGAAGAGTGCGTGCGTTTCTACAATCACTTCGGCCTCACCCTCGCGGAATCGCCGCGCGAGCTGCCCGACCATCTCGCCACGCAGCTCGAGTTCCTGCATTTCCTCGCTCACCGTGAGGCGGAGGCCTCCGGGCAAGGCGCCGACCCGGGTCCGTGGCGCCGCGCCGCCCGCGACTTCATCGAACGGCATCCGGGCAAGTGGGTGCCGCAGCTCCGCGCGCGGCTGATCAAGCAGAAGCCGATGCGCTTCTTCCAGACGCTCGTCGAGCAGACCGAGCGCTTTCTCGGCTACGAGCTGATCGAGCTCGGCCGATGA
- a CDS encoding NAD(P) transhydrogenase subunit alpha, translating into MSMLFVFMLATFIGLMVIQRVSRLLHTPLMSLTNAISAIAVVGAIIVSAGADSPFFVTVLGLVAIFCSTTNIVSGFLITDRMLKMFKKREGTK; encoded by the coding sequence ATGTCAATGCTCTTCGTCTTCATGCTCGCGACCTTCATCGGTCTCATGGTCATTCAGCGGGTTTCCCGCTTGCTTCATACCCCGCTGATGAGCCTCACCAACGCCATCAGTGCCATTGCCGTCGTCGGTGCGATCATCGTCTCGGCGGGGGCCGATTCTCCCTTCTTCGTCACGGTGCTCGGGCTCGTCGCGATCTTCTGCTCGACCACGAACATCGTCAGCGGGTTTCTCATCACCGACCGCATGCTGAAGATGTTCAAGAAGCGCGAGGGGACGAAGTAG
- the moaA gene encoding GTP 3',8-cyclase MoaA encodes MSLDVEERSRSERRSEGESPAGGMPAHSAAPFVLQSFGRQIDYLRISITDRCDERCLYCRPRQYGGWKGGAEALSDQSLLRIVRVAASLGFRKFRLTGGEPLLRRGLVELAREIATTPGVECFGVSTNGLKLAALAESLRAAGVRTVNISLDALRPEVYRRVTGGPVAPVLEGVRAAVAAGFEFVKLNAVLMRGINDEEIWPLIRYASSLGVPLRLIELMPLSSRDVLAPESFLSIGEVMERLRQREELVPLPNARFGHGPAKYYRLAESGAVVGFIGAMTAQHFCDTCNKMRLTSDGRLRPCLGHHAEVSLREALADTGSDDALRRVFQLALRNKPWEHAFRDQYQPCRPMTAIGG; translated from the coding sequence ATGAGCCTCGACGTCGAAGAGCGGAGCCGATCGGAGCGGCGCTCCGAGGGTGAGTCCCCGGCCGGAGGGATGCCGGCGCATTCCGCCGCGCCCTTTGTGCTGCAATCTTTCGGGCGGCAGATCGACTACCTGCGCATTTCGATCACCGATCGCTGCGACGAACGTTGCCTGTACTGCCGGCCCCGCCAGTACGGCGGCTGGAAGGGGGGTGCGGAAGCGCTCTCGGACCAGTCCCTGCTGCGCATCGTGCGCGTGGCGGCGTCGCTGGGGTTTCGGAAGTTCCGTCTGACCGGCGGGGAGCCGTTGCTGCGACGCGGCCTGGTGGAGCTGGCGCGGGAGATTGCCACTACCCCGGGCGTCGAATGCTTCGGCGTGTCCACCAACGGTCTCAAGCTGGCGGCGCTGGCCGAGTCGCTGCGTGCGGCCGGTGTGCGCACGGTGAACATCAGCCTCGATGCGCTCAGGCCGGAAGTGTACCGGCGCGTGACCGGGGGGCCGGTCGCCCCGGTGCTGGAGGGCGTTCGGGCGGCGGTGGCGGCGGGCTTCGAGTTCGTCAAGCTGAATGCGGTGTTGATGCGGGGGATCAACGACGAGGAGATCTGGCCGTTGATTCGGTATGCGTCGTCGCTCGGGGTGCCGCTGCGGCTGATCGAGTTGATGCCGTTGAGTTCGCGCGACGTGCTGGCGCCGGAGAGCTTCCTGTCGATCGGCGAAGTGATGGAGCGGTTGCGGCAGCGAGAGGAGCTGGTGCCGCTGCCGAACGCGCGCTTCGGGCACGGGCCGGCGAAGTACTATCGGTTGGCCGAAAGCGGCGCGGTAGTGGGATTCATCGGCGCGATGACCGCGCAGCACTTCTGCGACACGTGCAACAAGATGCGTCTCACGTCCGACGGTCGCCTGCGGCCGTGCCTCGGTCATCACGCCGAGGTGAGTCTGCGCGAGGCGCTGGCGGACACCGGCAGCGACGATGCGCTACGGCGCGTGTTCCAGCTTGCCCTCCGCAACAAACCGTGGGAGCACGCCTTCCGCGATCAATACCAGCCCTGCCGCCCGATGACCGCTATCGGCGGTTGA
- a CDS encoding respiratory nitrate reductase subunit beta: MGTVVPSKRQLAWAFDLNKCIGCQTCSVACKVLWPGDDPGTEQMWWMTVNTQPGRGTPRDWETMGGGYDAGGKLQLGHLATEEETGGGWNFNYDEVLRGGRGRDVHLQKTSGSASWGMNWDEDEGGGSFPNAYFFYLPRLCNHCTQPACLEACPNDALFKHADTGLVLRDEDKCKGAQLCRRACPYKKIYFNKLRNVSQHCIGCFPRIEQGVAPACVRQCPGRAAFTGFLDDEGSIVHKLVQKWKVALPLHPEFGTHPNVYYVPPLAPAPLRDDGSVDESGQRIPPDYLEKLFGGAVHGALDVLRTELEKKRRGQGSEVMDALILYRWTDAFGQLTRDPADIVWK, translated from the coding sequence ATGGGAACGGTCGTGCCGTCCAAGCGCCAACTGGCCTGGGCTTTCGATCTGAACAAGTGCATCGGGTGCCAGACCTGCTCGGTCGCCTGCAAGGTGCTGTGGCCCGGAGACGATCCGGGAACCGAACAGATGTGGTGGATGACCGTCAACACCCAGCCCGGGCGCGGCACGCCGCGCGACTGGGAGACGATGGGCGGTGGCTACGATGCCGGCGGTAAGCTGCAGCTCGGACATCTGGCCACGGAGGAGGAAACGGGCGGCGGCTGGAACTTCAACTACGACGAAGTGCTGCGCGGCGGCCGCGGACGCGACGTCCACCTGCAGAAGACCTCGGGCAGCGCCAGTTGGGGCATGAACTGGGACGAAGACGAAGGCGGCGGTAGCTTCCCCAACGCGTACTTCTTCTACCTGCCCCGCCTCTGCAACCATTGCACCCAACCCGCCTGTTTGGAGGCCTGTCCGAACGACGCGCTCTTCAAGCACGCCGATACCGGCCTCGTCCTGCGTGACGAGGACAAGTGCAAGGGTGCGCAACTGTGCCGGCGCGCCTGCCCCTACAAGAAGATCTACTTCAACAAGTTGCGTAACGTCAGCCAGCACTGCATCGGCTGCTTCCCGCGCATCGAGCAGGGCGTCGCCCCCGCTTGCGTGCGCCAGTGCCCGGGACGGGCGGCCTTCACCGGCTTCCTCGATGACGAGGGCAGCATCGTCCACAAGCTGGTGCAGAAGTGGAAAGTGGCCTTACCGTTGCACCCGGAATTCGGTACCCACCCGAACGTCTATTACGTGCCGCCGCTGGCGCCGGCGCCGCTGCGCGACGACGGCAGCGTCGACGAGAGCGGTCAGCGCATCCCCCCCGACTATCTCGAGAAGCTCTTCGGCGGCGCGGTGCACGGCGCACTCGACGTCTTGCGCACCGAACTCGAGAAGAAACGCCGCGGACAGGGGTCCGAGGTGATGGACGCGCTTATTCTGTATCGCTGGACGGACGCCTTCGGGCAACTGACCCGCGACCCGGCCGACATCGTCTGGAAGTGA